The genomic interval TCACAGTCACTGTCTACGGTGTTGGATTGTGCAACTTAAATTTAGGCCTCTGGCACAAGGCCGTATGATGGCTGTGTACATTGAGTATTACGGCACCTATAGAAGTCCATGAGCCTATCCTTCACATACGTATGATTCTTACTTTATATGAGAGAATACAGAGGGTTCTTTTTTCGGTCAGATTAATAGGACACTgggcagaaataaataaaattctatCGGATGTCGTATCACAGAGCTATTCTACCCCGCAGCCAtagcaggggcattatacagtggcaCATAGAGTGCAGGCGGTCAGTAGTATGGATCTATAGGCACTCCAGGTGCTgctgtgcaggtttttttttaggataATATGGCCAAAGATGTCTAAGAGGTGATGTATTCTATTAGAACTAAACTGTATGATCAAATAATTTTTGGTTTTACAAAATATTTAGCCTTCATTGGTCATAAGCTTTATTGGTCAAAGCAGCATTTATAATCTCCAGACCCCTAATTTGTCTCCCATTCTGAAAAACAGaggcaaaagagagaaaaaacttcaaaatatacattatataatagtaaTAGAATATCCTAAAACTTACACAGTAAcacacattattattattgtcagctGAGAGGTGGCAAAAAATATATCGGTCCACATGTATCTACATACGATGCTAATATATACCGTATACATATAGGCAAATGTAGAATAATATAAACCATCACACCTCAAAACTACAGTGATAATACATACTCTCGAAAGGTATTGATTCTCTTTGCGGAGATCCAGATAGTCTTTATGGCAATGCTCTCTGGGAAAAATTATGCAAATGTCAATGTCTGACCCATTAAAAAGCCCTGAATTATAAATACAGTTAATCAGCTGaaccagagacacccatctgtCCACAGCACAGTTTTGGAGTTGTTGCTCCTGGTCGGTACAGAATAGGGTTCTGGTTGgcaaggagataatacacatggcAGCCAACCAGAACCCACCAATGTACTGATGAGTTGCAACAATATAGAAATGAGTGATTCTAAAaacatctatataaaaaaaatatccacCTACACAAGCAATGCATATATGACTCAAATAGAGACAGTAATTTACCTTTTTACCTTGTCTACAGGAAGTCTGAGTACCTGAGCTCCGCTGTATCCACACATTTGCTCATGCAGCTACAGACACTGTAGTATCATTCATAGGTGGCGCTGAAGAGTTATTTGCCATCAAGCTTGATGTATATTATTATCAGTTATAGTTATAGGTAAATTTCGGAATAGCTTAACATTTTTAGCAATCCTGGTTATGTAGTTGAGAAAAGGCTTTCTGTTCATCTTGTTCACATTTTGACATATTGATGAATCAGGTAACACAATGTCAGACAGGTCAATGGCCTTTATGTCTGACAGTCATATTCTGCTGTCCTGTTTCTGAACCCTTTAtgaaatatgttatttatattttcttcTCATACAATAAGCCCTCCTGCACACGACAGTCTCTATATCCGTATGGTACCTTCATATATCATGTCGGAGAAGCATGccacaattattaatttttttcacgttAAATTAATACAGATTGAAACAGAAAACCTCTTTGGGCCTCTCAATGAAATCAGAGGAATTCAGAGGAACAATATGGATCCATAGATTTCTACAGGTGCTTTAGTGTGTCTCAATACAACTTGAAGGTGTGCATGAGGTCCGAGGCACACGATTGATGATGAGCGTAAACTTGTGTTGGCATTTCTATTCCTAATGAGCATTAATGTTCTGGATCTTCTCTCTTGATCTTTTATCATTCATAGATTAATTTTGTGCAGTATGTTTTATATACTGGTGGTAAGGCTCAGCAGGATATTGCTACTATCTAGGCTCTTTAATATTTACCTCTCGCTTAAGGCGGAAAAGTGTATTTAAtttacctgctggcctgctcctaaATGATTCAGCCTTGATTCCTATGTTCCGGTCCTCCGTTTTCAGCTCTCTAGGATGTCCACCACAGTCTCAAATTTTGCTATGGAGATCTACTTTAAAAGTTTAAGACAGGCCCCTCAGCCCCTCCTCTGCCCTCCAATGGACGGGCACTAATGACATTGGCTTCTGTCCAGCAGCAGATGCCGGATTATTCAGGGGAGGGGCAGCAGGTAAGATACGTAACTATACGTTTTCAGTGTATAGTAAAAATTTTGGGTTGACTGGAGGGCCGctttaacttattttttattgtttttagctAAAACACACCATAAAATCATATGATCAAAAGTCTTTTTCTTTTCTAAACAGGAGAAGAATCAAAGTGTAACCACAGAATTTTTTCTCTTAGGATTCCAAGTCAGCCAACGTTACATGCATTTCCTTTTCTGTCTTCTCCTAATGGCTTACTTTATCACTTTATGTGGGAACTTCCTGATCATCACCCTGGTGTCCGTCAGTAAAAACCTCCACACTCCAATGTACTTCTTCCTCACACAACTGTCCATCAGTGATATCTTGTTAACCACAAATATTGTCCCCATCATGCTCCGCATTCTACTCAATAATGGGGGGACCATTACTTTTAAGGATTGTATCACTCAACTATACTTCTTCTGTGCCACTGAAGCACTTGAATGTTTTCTCCTCACAGTGATGTCCtatgacagatatgtggccatctgTAACCCCCTCCGTTACACCTCTATCATGACAAGGTCCCATTGTGAGACATTAACCATCATCTGTTGGTTGTTCAGTTTTTCCATTACATTGAGTGACACCATCGCAATATTGATGCTGATGTTTTGTGGATCCAATATCATTGACCATTTTTTCTGTGATCTCGTCCCTTTGCTAGAAATTTCCTGTTCTGATACTTTCGTAGTTCAATTAGAAGTCTATTTAATAGGTATACCTGTAGTTTTAATTCCAAGCATAATAATAGTCATATCTTATATCAAAATCATCGCCACCATCTTAAAGATTTCATCCAGAACCGGTAGACACAAAACCTTCTCCACCTGCGGCTCCCACCTTACTGTGGTCTGTATATTTTACTGGACTATGTTCTGTGTTTATGTTTTTCCTACAAAAGTAGAAACATTCAATGTCAGTAAAATCCTATCactgctttatactgtatgtaccCCATTGATCAACCCCATGATatatagttttaaaaataaaGATATCAGAAATGCTTTAGAAATAAAAATgaacagaaaaatatatttttgatcTATATAGTTATAAAACAATACGTTTTCATGTAGCAAAGTAGTTTTTCACTCTTTAATTTTTGCCATTACTTTTAGTTGTTGGATCACTATTTCAACACTTTACTCGTAGTACCATTACCAGTGGCTTTGGAAAGGGCCGACCTTAAGTTGTTTGAAGCCTTATGCAGCACCTTAGGTTAACACCCATCCTCTGTACCGCCGTCTTATGATTCACTAtagagtgcccatataatacaaatatacagtgtccaaataacatTGCCATAAGATACCACTGCCCAAGAGCTGATAAAATAACACTGTCCAGGGGCGTGGTTTGGCCGCTGAAGCTGATGGCCGTGTGAGTCTAGAGCTCCGCTAAAGAAGCTCATCACAAGCTACTAAAAGCACCTGGCAGCGACTAAAAAAACATTCCCATGATAGGGATTTCAAAACTCTATATGGCAGGAGGAGATTCACTAACCAATTGGCTCCAAAGTCGGATCAAAACATCTCCACGatggaagaggcaactccggggttCCTAAAGATGGTGATGAGAGATCACGAAGCCCAGCACCGTCAGCCACAAACAAACCCCCAATGTTACCTTCCGCATGTGAGGAGACTGTGCAGGATCTTATTCCAACAACATGTTGGAGGGAACGCAGACATCCCGAACAGGGCTACGCTTGGCACAGACAAGGAATACTGTGAAGTACTCCATTACCAAAATGGCGCCAACATCCCCACGAGGCATGCCAGGATGAGATGATCCCATGACGCTGAAACATCATGCAGCTGAGATCCAGATCCCAAGCCTGGGGAGCTCGGAAAATGACCCTAGCTCTCCGTCCTCCAGCCCTGCTAAGCAGAAACAGAAGCTGGATGATCACCTCAATGATTCTGAGGTAAGCCAAGATCCTAAATCTCTGACTACCGTTAATAATGCAACAGACGCTTTTGAaagtttccatacttcaaacaaggTTGTTTCGGAAAACAATCTTAAGGAGATGTTGTCCGCTCTCCGAAGCACATTACATAACGACATGTCAAGTATAATACAGTCTTTCCAAAAATCACTATCTGAAGTAGGAGATAGAGTCTCGCACATAGAAAATAAAATGGCGTCCTTTGTCACTGTACTAAATGAACTCGTCGACTCCCATAAAGATATGGAAGAGAAAGTTAGCAAAATCCAAGCGAAACTGATCGACTCAGAAGACGGAGATAGAAGAAATAACATAAAATTTCGGGGCATTCTGGAATCGGTAGCTGGCTCAAATCTGAGAGATTACATACAACAATTTGTTAAAAGCATTCTACCAGGAATTATTGAATATGAACTCAGCATTGACCGAGCACACAGAGTTCCCAAACCTAAAAATCTACCTGACTATGTACCACGTGACGTGCTAGTAAGATTTACTTTATTCCAGACGAAAGAAGAACTAATGTACGCTTCAAGGATGCATCATCCTCTACTCTCACCATATTCTCATCTTAAATTGTTCCAAGATTTATCGGCTGCCACTTTGCAAGCAAGAAGAGAATTGGCGCCGTTAACAGAAATGTTAAGGAAAAATGACATTCCATATAGATGGGGCTACCCGACGAAGATACTCGTGAACCGCAACGGCACAATCCATATGCCCAAAACAGTCACTAAAGGACAATCACTGCTGAAgctgtgggatatttctacaggCCCACCTGAATCGGCTTCTCCCAGAAGATCACCGGCAAGAATCGATGGAGAATGGCAAAGAATTGATCCGACCTAATTTCATAATGGTAATCTACTGCTTTTCTTATCTTATCTTATCTTATCTTATCTTTTTAAAGAAATCCACCATAAATTCTACCAACTGATCTGCCTTAATTTGCTCAGAAATACCTCTGAACCTcaggttgttcctcctggaacgaTCCTCGATATCAGCAAGTTTTGCTTTAACAAATTCAAGTTCCTTTTCCATAGCAGTAGATGCATCCACAAGATCATTATGGGCTGTAGTAAGCTCAGACATTTTATACTCTATATGGGAAGTCCGTTCTCCTATTGAAGTGACCTCAGTTTGAAGTTTCCCCATAGCTTTAAATAGATCAGTGTGCAGTGATTTATGCAGATCTGACAATAAATTTTTCATAGTGGCTACAGTGACAAGATCATCTGAACCAGggtctgtattatactgtaatggGGAGGAAGGAGAGCTTGAACTATCATCCCCCATAGTTATAGGCAAAGCAGAGACAGAGGATACCTGAGCGACCATGTGCGACAGCTTCAGGTAAGAGGGGATCCCCCTCTGCTTGTACAGTCCTCTGGTACCTTTGAAAAGGTGATTTATCTTCCTGTCCTCGGGTCTCAGCGTCATCTTGGaatggtgatttcactgatcctagacccgg from Rhinoderma darwinii isolate aRhiDar2 chromosome 3, aRhiDar2.hap1, whole genome shotgun sequence carries:
- the LOC142750693 gene encoding olfactory receptor 1468-like, yielding MTLASVQQQMPDYSGEGQQEKNQSVTTEFFLLGFQVSQRYMHFLFCLLLMAYFITLCGNFLIITLVSVSKNLHTPMYFFLTQLSISDILLTTNIVPIMLRILLNNGGTITFKDCITQLYFFCATEALECFLLTVMSYDRYVAICNPLRYTSIMTRSHCETLTIICWLFSFSITLSDTIAILMLMFCGSNIIDHFFCDLVPLLEISCSDTFVVQLEVYLIGIPVVLIPSIIIVISYIKIIATILKISSRTGRHKTFSTCGSHLTVVCIFYWTMFCVYVFPTKVETFNVSKILSLLYTVCTPLINPMIYSFKNKDIRNALEIKMNRKIYF